The Methylomusa anaerophila genome has a segment encoding these proteins:
- a CDS encoding tetratricopeptide repeat protein, with amino-acid sequence MKSSSGKITVIASIVLLAVLLVSLQGCNPRTGSETESSSQPLPPAPNTDTDPVKAAESEEFFAQGLNLYEQYNYREAVANFDKAIAANPANFKVYTAKGIALCYEGDYRGGLALIQKTLAMNPGYVPAFYDMAMAYKLQNNYDKSLYWFEKTIQGDPNNTWSYYGIATIYADRGNTQESLKYLKKAIELDQAVKAVAQQQSHFAQMRNMPEFQALVR; translated from the coding sequence ATGAAAAGCAGTTCCGGAAAAATTACGGTTATAGCATCAATAGTACTTCTCGCAGTACTTCTCGTGAGTTTGCAGGGATGTAACCCGAGAACCGGGTCTGAAACAGAGTCAAGCTCTCAGCCATTGCCCCCCGCTCCGAATACCGATACCGACCCGGTTAAGGCAGCAGAGTCAGAAGAATTCTTCGCTCAGGGCTTGAATCTCTATGAGCAATACAATTACCGGGAGGCAGTAGCTAACTTCGATAAGGCTATCGCCGCTAATCCCGCCAATTTTAAAGTTTATACAGCCAAGGGGATTGCTCTTTGTTATGAAGGCGATTATCGGGGCGGCCTGGCGCTGATACAAAAAACTCTCGCCATGAACCCGGGTTATGTGCCAGCTTTTTATGATATGGCTATGGCCTATAAACTGCAAAACAATTATGATAAATCGCTGTATTGGTTTGAAAAAACCATCCAGGGCGACCCGAATAATACCTGGAGCTATTATGGTATTGCCACAATCTATGCCGACCGGGGGAATACGCAAGAGTCTCTAAAATATTTAAAGAAGGCCATCGAGCTTGACCAGGCCGTAAAAGCAGTAGCCCAACAACAGTCTCATTTTGCGCAGATGCGCAACATGCCGGAATTTCAAGCCTTAGTGCGCTAG
- a CDS encoding DUF3846 domain-containing protein → MLNEGFPADEILIIVKKPFKIPVLQYIPNDLESVHKIVGDSIKYIDFQDDIVIIANNKEGTSQHLPANFTYGNDAIVGTCLFVGNVAGSRFSSLTEKQIATVLTKSMDNNMGKLANDQ, encoded by the coding sequence ATGTTAAATGAAGGTTTCCCTGCTGATGAAATTCTGATTATAGTGAAAAAACCCTTTAAAATTCCTGTTTTGCAGTACATTCCCAATGATCTGGAATCTGTGCATAAAATCGTTGGTGACTCGATAAAGTATATTGATTTTCAAGATGATATAGTAATTATCGCTAACAATAAGGAAGGAACGTCACAACACCTTCCTGCTAATTTTACATATGGTAATGATGCAATCGTAGGTACTTGCTTATTTGTTGGCAATGTTGCCGGATCTAGATTTTCTTCACTTACCGAAAAACAAATTGCTACTGTTCTGACCAAAAGTATGGATAATAATATGGGGAAACTTGCTAACGACCAATAA
- a CDS encoding response regulator transcription factor: MYKVLIVDDDMPVRRKLRQYQQWESYEFVIADEACDGIEALEKLSSQCFDLVIIDIRMPCMNGLKLITEIKARNLNPCLILLSTFNDFEYAQQGIRLGVFDYMTKPVDDKALSEALERIKRHLDEKRLIEDNLKFYYPKGQERKLTDLMLAGSNKVMAEAASTCGELAKLAEQNPVKTGILLEKTLANLSEEIYKVFPYLATLEKLVFDGIFTNIESLGEIKEKFLNYIGIMLEIIKKYELHHADSVVKKICAYVMTHVEEDVKLGDIATEIYISGGYISKLFKQKTGTNFNDYVTKVKMEHAKYLLGTGKFKNYEISDKLCYSSPDYFCRLFKDYTGYTPVEFKKMNT; the protein is encoded by the coding sequence GTGTATAAAGTATTAATTGTTGATGATGATATGCCGGTAAGAAGAAAGCTTAGGCAATATCAGCAGTGGGAATCCTATGAATTTGTTATTGCCGATGAAGCTTGTGACGGTATAGAAGCCCTGGAAAAACTATCCTCACAATGCTTTGATCTGGTGATTATTGACATTCGAATGCCTTGCATGAACGGACTCAAATTGATAACTGAAATTAAAGCCAGGAATTTAAATCCTTGTTTGATATTATTGAGTACATTCAATGACTTTGAATATGCCCAGCAGGGCATCCGTCTGGGTGTATTTGACTATATGACCAAACCGGTGGATGATAAGGCCTTAAGTGAAGCTTTGGAACGGATTAAAAGACATTTGGATGAAAAAAGGCTGATTGAAGATAACCTTAAATTTTATTACCCGAAAGGCCAGGAAAGAAAGCTTACGGATTTAATGCTGGCAGGCAGTAATAAGGTTATGGCTGAAGCCGCGAGTACTTGCGGGGAGCTGGCTAAATTAGCCGAGCAAAACCCGGTTAAGACCGGTATACTATTGGAAAAAACGCTGGCAAATTTAAGCGAAGAAATCTATAAGGTTTTCCCGTATTTGGCAACCCTCGAAAAGCTGGTCTTTGATGGTATTTTCACTAATATAGAGTCGCTTGGTGAAATTAAGGAAAAATTTTTAAATTATATCGGAATTATGCTGGAAATAATAAAAAAATATGAACTGCACCACGCGGACAGTGTAGTGAAAAAAATATGCGCTTATGTAATGACCCATGTGGAAGAAGATGTAAAATTAGGTGATATTGCTACTGAAATATATATCAGCGGCGGTTATATCAGTAAGCTGTTTAAACAGAAAACCGGAACTAATTTTAATGATTATGTGACAAAAGTAAAAATGGAACATGCTAAATATTTGTTAGGGACAGGTAAATTTAAAAACTATGAAATAAGCGACAAACTTTGCTATAGCAGTCCGGACTACTTTTGCCGCCTATTTAAAGACTATACAGGCTATACGCCGGTTGAATTCAAAAAAATGAATACATGA
- a CDS encoding GNAT family N-acyltransferase, with the protein MENVTQAVSLSPAGAPTERIIIGEATTAKERREIYRLRYHVYAEEIGYKFVTADHVNKLLQDELDEKALLLYAKVGSKIIGTGRVNIGRLADFSPDLIQTYRMDKFKKFHSEENDPYFAVASKGMILPEYRNSSAIYRIIAKLYELYCDYRIQFAFINCNFHLIPFYERSGYVRIDKNTVDSNDGSPLTSLVLAVDDVQHLQRVGSPLFRIARGRTSLNTEVVNRFNSVFFSEMKTPAINSQLITVDELWSIICRHLGNAPNQTIDIMNDLSILEAKFFLHSCSTIVHCHAGDHIAVSGNTSQELIILLAGTAQSSLHGTILPGQYCGENGLAHRSRHFSSVIALDEADILVFSFFLFSNFQKRHPNIARKILNNLQQNYYPNSHRMVSRGS; encoded by the coding sequence ATGGAAAATGTTACGCAGGCAGTATCTTTGTCCCCCGCCGGGGCCCCAACAGAAAGGATCATAATCGGTGAGGCAACAACAGCTAAGGAAAGGAGGGAAATCTACCGCCTTCGGTATCACGTTTATGCTGAGGAAATAGGCTACAAGTTCGTAACTGCCGATCATGTCAACAAACTGTTGCAGGATGAGTTAGATGAAAAGGCACTGCTTCTCTATGCTAAGGTCGGGTCGAAAATTATTGGCACAGGAAGGGTTAATATTGGCAGACTAGCGGATTTTTCTCCTGATTTAATACAAACATATCGTATGGATAAATTTAAAAAATTTCACAGCGAAGAAAACGATCCATATTTTGCAGTGGCTTCAAAGGGCATGATACTGCCGGAATACCGTAATTCGTCAGCAATTTATCGAATCATAGCCAAGCTTTATGAGTTATATTGTGATTACCGAATACAGTTTGCTTTTATTAACTGCAATTTCCATCTGATCCCATTTTATGAGCGTTCCGGATATGTTCGCATTGACAAAAATACCGTAGACTCCAACGACGGTAGTCCGCTAACCAGTCTTGTTCTGGCAGTGGATGATGTTCAACATTTACAAAGAGTAGGATCGCCATTATTCCGTATTGCTCGGGGAAGAACGTCATTAAATACTGAAGTGGTCAACCGGTTCAATTCAGTATTTTTTAGCGAAATGAAAACCCCTGCCATTAACAGCCAACTCATTACTGTGGACGAGCTGTGGTCGATTATTTGCCGGCACCTTGGCAATGCGCCAAATCAAACTATAGATATAATGAACGACTTGTCCATTTTAGAGGCCAAGTTTTTTTTGCATTCCTGCAGCACCATTGTTCATTGTCATGCCGGGGATCATATTGCCGTGAGCGGCAATACAAGTCAAGAGCTTATTATTTTACTGGCGGGAACAGCACAGTCGTCCTTGCATGGCACCATCTTGCCGGGGCAATACTGCGGCGAAAATGGCTTGGCTCATCGTTCAAGACATTTCTCAAGCGTTATAGCCTTAGATGAGGCAGATATTTTAGTCTTTTCATTTTTTCTGTTCAGTAATTTTCAAAAACGTCATCCCAATATTGCACGTAAAATACTAAATAATTTACAACAAAACTATTATCCTAACTCACATAGGATGGTTTCAAGAGGCAGTTGA
- a CDS encoding sensor histidine kinase has translation MDYLHVSKLMIVIATLLMDLIYVYLYALYRERFVGIWAITWTILLFRVVIFDSELFNWEEASLGPLYYQTFYIVCTFLFNYGTHLFINQPLTKYWFYGLWLTITLSIAADVSQLPLLYKLIPPTWFATIVLIYAGWIVINVKTRGTGKYIAGWALILWGLLTCSVHFFDSNNEILSWINFACGILRLFIGCGMMLVYFEKTRADLISKEEALRQTNRELNNFCHSVAHDLKGPLLSINQLAEELAGADNFKQDQYPLIQYIKGKSAELVNITEYLLELSRMSQKQLKIETIQLEPLFCDIYADLLALQPGRQVDFKIRKLPKICGDRIMIKLLVRNILSNALKFTRKRELAIIEVDTEEVENNYVISIKDNGAGFDMSESSRLFGIFERLHPSRDFEGHGVGLTICQKILQRHNGKAWLTGKVDEGAVFSFSFPKDMSKQRVWPVLVAPDTIN, from the coding sequence ATGGATTATCTTCATGTATCTAAACTTATGATAGTAATTGCAACGCTTTTAATGGACCTTATCTATGTTTATTTATATGCCCTTTACCGCGAACGCTTTGTGGGAATATGGGCTATAACTTGGACTATTCTTCTTTTTAGAGTTGTCATATTTGATTCTGAATTATTCAACTGGGAGGAAGCATCCCTTGGCCCTTTATATTACCAAACATTTTACATTGTATGTACTTTTCTTTTTAATTATGGAACACACCTTTTTATCAATCAGCCCCTTACAAAATATTGGTTTTATGGTCTTTGGCTAACAATAACTTTAAGTATTGCGGCTGATGTAAGCCAACTGCCATTACTCTACAAGCTGATACCCCCTACCTGGTTCGCCACCATTGTACTTATCTACGCAGGTTGGATTGTTATCAATGTTAAAACGCGTGGAACAGGAAAATATATTGCCGGCTGGGCTTTAATTTTATGGGGGCTTTTGACCTGTTCAGTGCACTTTTTTGATTCAAATAACGAAATTTTATCGTGGATCAACTTTGCTTGCGGCATATTACGTCTATTTATCGGGTGCGGTATGATGTTAGTGTATTTCGAAAAAACGCGGGCAGATTTAATTAGTAAAGAGGAAGCCTTGCGACAAACCAACCGTGAGCTTAATAACTTCTGTCATTCTGTAGCCCATGATTTAAAAGGCCCGTTATTATCGATTAATCAGCTCGCCGAAGAACTTGCAGGCGCAGATAACTTTAAACAGGACCAATATCCATTAATCCAGTATATTAAGGGCAAATCAGCAGAGCTGGTTAATATTACCGAGTATTTGCTTGAGCTTTCCCGGATGTCCCAAAAACAGCTAAAAATTGAAACGATTCAACTGGAGCCGTTGTTCTGCGATATTTATGCTGATCTGTTAGCGCTTCAGCCGGGAAGACAGGTGGATTTCAAGATAAGAAAGCTGCCTAAAATTTGTGGCGACCGCATAATGATAAAGCTGCTGGTGCGCAACATTCTTTCCAATGCGTTAAAATTTACCCGGAAGCGGGAGCTGGCAATCATTGAAGTCGACACGGAAGAAGTCGAAAACAATTATGTTATTTCCATAAAAGATAACGGCGCGGGCTTTGATATGAGCGAATCTTCCCGGCTGTTTGGCATCTTTGAAAGGCTCCATCCCAGCAGGGACTTTGAAGGACATGGTGTAGGACTTACAATATGTCAAAAAATTTTACAAAGACACAACGGCAAAGCTTGGCTGACAGGAAAGGTAGACGAAGGAGCTGTTTTTTCTTTTAGTTTTCCGAAAGATATGTCCAAGCAGCGCGTCTGGCCCGTACTCGTTGCACCGGATACAATAAATTAG
- a CDS encoding HD-GYP domain-containing protein — MLNCFTQEDLHEIVEALTTALDAKNPFMCGHSERVAELSLLLATGMGLSLAEQTRIHIGAHLHDVGKIGVPDMILNKSGKLTEAEFALIRQHPEIGDKIVGKVQVLQSVADIVRHHHERFDGNGYPDRLSGEKISLGARIVAVADAFDAMTSTRTYRPALSFNVTMNEMRRCRGSQFDPDVVDALITLAAKGKLLAGGTGLCQEIQEITVGF; from the coding sequence ATGTTGAACTGTTTTACACAGGAAGATTTACACGAGATTGTAGAGGCGCTAACTACGGCGCTGGATGCCAAAAACCCGTTTATGTGCGGCCATTCGGAGCGGGTAGCCGAACTTTCCCTGTTATTAGCGACAGGAATGGGTTTGTCGCTTGCGGAACAGACAAGAATCCATATCGGTGCCCACTTGCATGATGTCGGCAAAATCGGTGTTCCCGATATGATTCTTAATAAATCCGGCAAGTTGACGGAAGCAGAATTCGCCCTGATCCGTCAGCATCCCGAAATTGGGGATAAGATTGTCGGCAAGGTCCAGGTTCTTCAGTCTGTTGCCGATATCGTGCGCCATCACCATGAGCGGTTTGACGGCAACGGTTACCCTGACAGACTGTCCGGTGAAAAGATATCACTGGGCGCTAGGATCGTGGCTGTTGCGGACGCTTTTGATGCCATGACCAGTACCCGGACCTACCGCCCGGCGCTTAGTTTTAACGTGACAATGAACGAGATGCGGCGCTGCCGGGGCAGTCAGTTTGATCCGGATGTTGTTGATGCTTTAATCACCCTGGCTGCGAAAGGGAAACTACTGGCGGGTGGAACTGGTTTATGCCAAGAGATCCAAGAGATCACGGTTGGTTTTTGA
- a CDS encoding zinc-dependent alcohol dehydrogenase gives MKTKVLLVKADEDPMKGVENPKPNQIYKNTQISIEERCLGLVNPDEIRVEMLYVGICGTDVHLTTNNPETGYICCTAPLSIPKEGRIIGHEGVGKVLEVGANVKNIKPDMYVTFESILVCNTCDVCRKGHFNQCRNALLLGLEKDGLLGTVVDVPAKLAHNITDYVKNEQDLIAVACVEPAGVAYVACENAMVKGGDVVVVFGGGPIGAFSAILSKIAFGASEVYLVEPLKYRRDFARKWADRVYDIEEFFEICPPSVDVVIESSGNLDNVKKIFHKINANGHVVLLARSGNPLSITDVDYMITNEINLKGSRGHLCGAFSSILNLYKAGRLDLGEVVTTVVDGLEEVNALLENSEEIQTNNCKVIVNLTKK, from the coding sequence ATGAAAACAAAAGTGCTTTTGGTAAAAGCTGATGAAGACCCTATGAAAGGAGTTGAAAACCCCAAGCCCAATCAGATTTATAAAAACACTCAGATTTCTATTGAAGAGAGATGTTTGGGATTAGTGAATCCTGATGAAATAAGGGTTGAAATGCTTTATGTCGGTATTTGCGGCACCGATGTGCATTTAACGACAAACAATCCGGAAACTGGATATATATGCTGCACTGCCCCCCTTTCCATTCCGAAAGAAGGACGCATAATCGGGCATGAAGGAGTAGGGAAGGTTTTGGAAGTCGGGGCAAATGTTAAAAATATAAAACCCGATATGTACGTAACCTTTGAATCAATCCTCGTCTGCAATACTTGTGATGTATGCAGGAAAGGCCATTTCAACCAATGCCGCAATGCGCTGTTGTTAGGGCTGGAAAAGGATGGGTTGCTGGGCACGGTTGTGGATGTGCCGGCTAAACTAGCTCATAATATCACTGATTATGTAAAAAACGAACAGGACTTAATCGCAGTCGCATGTGTTGAACCCGCAGGAGTAGCATATGTCGCTTGTGAAAATGCCATGGTTAAAGGCGGCGACGTTGTTGTTGTTTTTGGCGGCGGACCAATTGGAGCGTTTTCGGCAATCCTGAGTAAGATAGCCTTTGGCGCCTCAGAAGTATATCTTGTTGAGCCGCTTAAATACCGCAGAGATTTTGCCAGAAAATGGGCAGACAGAGTGTATGATATCGAGGAATTTTTTGAAATATGCCCGCCCAGTGTTGACGTGGTGATTGAATCGTCGGGAAATCTGGATAATGTAAAAAAAATATTTCATAAGATTAATGCCAATGGACATGTTGTCCTTCTCGCAAGAAGCGGCAATCCTCTTTCCATAACCGATGTAGATTATATGATCACCAATGAAATCAATCTAAAAGGATCCCGCGGGCATCTATGCGGAGCATTTAGCAGTATTCTGAATTTGTACAAAGCCGGCCGGCTTGACCTGGGTGAAGTAGTAACCACTGTTGTGGATGGACTGGAAGAAGTAAATGCGCTGTTGGAAAATAGTGAAGAAATCCAAACGAATAATTGCAAAGTAATTGTAAATCTTACAAAAAAGTGA
- a CDS encoding GNAT family N-acetyltransferase — MVADLKYREMRPDEIQQVSDMVKAVFDQFVAPGFSQQGVCEFYKYVQPERILQRLQEDLSFILLAENLGNMGNGDKKIVGVIEMKRACHVALLFTDGNYHRLGVAKTLFQLSLDKLRATGLKVNICTVNSSPYAVEAYKRLGFCPTKCEQEKYGVRFVPMEIFFV; from the coding sequence ATGGTGGCAGATTTAAAATACCGTGAAATGAGGCCGGATGAAATTCAACAGGTCTCCGACATGGTGAAAGCAGTATTTGATCAGTTTGTTGCCCCCGGCTTTTCGCAACAAGGGGTTTGTGAGTTCTATAAATATGTTCAGCCAGAGCGCATTTTGCAGCGATTACAGGAAGATCTAAGTTTTATTTTGCTTGCTGAAAATCTGGGGAATATGGGTAACGGCGATAAAAAGATAGTCGGTGTAATTGAGATGAAGAGAGCTTGTCATGTCGCTCTCTTATTCACAGACGGAAATTATCACCGTCTTGGAGTAGCTAAGACTTTATTTCAACTGTCACTGGACAAGTTACGGGCAACCGGTTTGAAAGTAAATATTTGTACTGTCAACTCTTCGCCTTACGCGGTAGAGGCCTATAAGCGGCTTGGTTTTTGCCCGACTAAATGTGAGCAAGAAAAATATGGTGTACGGTTTGTTCCCATGGAAATATTTTTTGTGTGA
- a CDS encoding DUF6398 domain-containing protein, with the protein MTNNNPDEIKNVYDEVHLFFEQELECPAVLKREWVEGFLRQKAWQGVQDESLRDIWRNLQMFILYMSYSGDSDIEDIGVSEYSLAIEWMIVQIEGFKADIKTVRHFFEVLQDFYLFLAGRKMLTDSGELKKAAEYMTGGKKLRFYDSAEHLEQLDDDINNKFARNRLIVPEEIGRIVGEAVERLMLKFSSYFQQDGFVDDFDRALMLYLGPMVQIPDRDEENDDDFWLGFWDYFLFDYHLLANDLTPLNKFKEAYADRLSTEERKILSELMSARFTVFYIESIINQDWVECVNLLTDERFRLPNPNFDYKVSKKMLFFGHIFFQEREQELVMINFITSVEISTNLRRRIKEEIARQKAIFDIQKPGASWSEFLERHANAIRHTIDLLATWAKVNVTPYTHIEHTFPKIEEKCRPNLAVSQVIAGFMPKLSYSHHDVMLAQQLWDDFSQLTCVTVRKPEVWAAAVIYAYSQINSSEAGVSLDILAEELGVSKSGVSQNRNRIADILELKPFDPRYLSEEGLIHLLYSS; encoded by the coding sequence ATGACTAACAATAACCCTGATGAAATAAAGAATGTATATGATGAGGTTCACTTGTTTTTCGAACAGGAATTAGAATGCCCGGCAGTGCTTAAACGGGAATGGGTTGAAGGATTTCTTCGCCAAAAGGCCTGGCAAGGGGTTCAGGATGAGTCGTTACGGGATATCTGGAGAAACTTGCAGATGTTTATTCTATATATGTCTTACTCTGGCGACAGTGATATTGAGGATATTGGCGTATCCGAATATAGTTTGGCGATAGAATGGATGATCGTCCAGATTGAGGGATTCAAGGCGGACATAAAAACAGTACGGCATTTTTTTGAAGTACTTCAGGATTTTTATTTATTTCTCGCCGGCCGCAAAATGCTTACCGATTCCGGTGAATTGAAAAAAGCGGCGGAATATATGACCGGCGGTAAAAAATTAAGATTTTACGATTCGGCTGAGCATTTGGAGCAGCTTGACGATGACATTAACAATAAATTCGCCAGGAATCGATTGATTGTACCTGAAGAAATTGGGCGGATTGTGGGTGAGGCGGTTGAACGCCTTATGCTAAAATTCAGTTCTTATTTTCAACAGGATGGTTTTGTTGACGATTTTGACCGGGCGCTTATGCTGTATCTCGGCCCAATGGTGCAGATACCCGACCGGGATGAAGAAAACGACGATGACTTTTGGTTAGGTTTCTGGGATTATTTTTTATTTGATTATCATTTGTTAGCTAATGATCTTACCCCGCTCAATAAGTTCAAAGAAGCTTACGCTGACAGGCTTTCCACCGAGGAACGCAAAATCCTGTCCGAACTTATGAGTGCCCGGTTTACCGTATTTTATATTGAAAGTATTATTAATCAGGATTGGGTGGAGTGCGTTAACTTGTTGACGGACGAAAGATTTCGTTTGCCCAACCCGAACTTTGATTACAAAGTGAGCAAAAAAATGTTGTTCTTCGGACATATCTTCTTTCAAGAACGTGAACAGGAACTGGTAATGATCAATTTCATCACGAGTGTAGAAATCAGCACTAATCTTCGCCGGCGTATAAAAGAGGAAATTGCCCGCCAAAAAGCCATATTTGATATTCAAAAGCCAGGAGCCAGCTGGAGTGAGTTTTTAGAACGTCATGCCAATGCCATACGGCATACAATCGATTTGCTGGCTACTTGGGCCAAAGTCAATGTCACCCCCTATACCCATATTGAACATACTTTTCCCAAGATTGAAGAAAAATGCAGACCCAACCTTGCGGTGTCGCAGGTAATCGCTGGATTTATGCCAAAATTATCGTATTCACATCATGACGTTATGCTGGCGCAACAATTGTGGGATGATTTTAGTCAGCTTACCTGTGTTACTGTTCGCAAGCCCGAGGTATGGGCGGCTGCGGTAATCTACGCGTATTCGCAAATTAATTCTTCCGAGGCCGGGGTTTCCCTTGATATTCTGGCTGAGGAACTGGGAGTGAGTAAGTCCGGTGTCAGCCAAAACCGGAACAGGATTGCCGATATTCTTGAATTGAAACCGTTCGATCCCCGCTATTTGAGCGAAGAAGGCCTAATACATTTGCTGTATAGCTCGTAG
- a CDS encoding zinc ribbon domain-containing protein encodes MRCSSCGADLDEQNEVCPHCRMGSEVKPLSKRERDNFDGLTIEEEKTKSGKYYEYREESPSHRIHVRQINLNFGLTGLLGKLTILAFLIFVFGVVFFVALPLLFLLAIAGSIVWFLFLRRR; translated from the coding sequence ATGCGATGCAGTAGCTGTGGCGCCGACCTTGATGAACAAAATGAAGTTTGTCCCCATTGCCGCATGGGATCCGAGGTAAAGCCCTTGTCCAAGCGGGAACGAGACAATTTTGACGGCCTTACTATCGAAGAAGAGAAGACTAAGAGCGGCAAATATTATGAATACCGTGAAGAAAGCCCTAGCCATCGTATTCATGTGCGACAGATTAATCTTAACTTTGGGTTAACCGGACTGCTGGGCAAACTTACTATTCTTGCTTTCCTTATCTTCGTATTCGGCGTGGTGTTCTTCGTGGCCTTGCCGTTACTCTTTCTCTTGGCAATTGCCGGCAGCATTGTGTGGTTCCTTTTCTTGAGACGCAGATGA
- the nadE gene encoding NAD(+) synthase, with protein MLKIALGQMDVIPGRPDLNTKKMLDMIHQARTQQADIIVFPEMAIPGYLIGDMWEQQSFIRDCEAFGQDIIAAAAGICVIFGNVAVDWEKRGDDGRPRKYNACFVAQNGKLVPDHRFPYPFRIKTLHPNYREFDDTRHFYSLRKLALDLKQDTESLLLPVTIKVSGKEYHLGCIICEDGWNDDYTVDPIAALAANGPVDLYINISSSPFTLGKNNKRNRVFSSQARDTATPLIYVNTVGGQNNGKTVYTFDGFSTVYNCAGEIITYCPPFREKLEYIELDPENGGLNHIPVAAADDNNISSMYQAISYGINKFLSTINMKKVVIGASGGIDSAVSAALYAKILGPENVLLVNMPSKYNSQTTKDLAAQLAANLRCLYTVIPIQEAVDLTISQISQTAVVCPANKKTHHLNITPFITENIQARDRSSRLLAGIAATFGGGFTCNANKSELTVGYSTLYGDQAGFLATLADLWKHQVYQLAGYLNSCIYEEEVIPQATIDIVPSAELSPDQAVDEGKGDPIIYPYHDYLFRSFIEYWHKATPEDILTWYQEGSLEEKLGCEAGIVSRLFPSPKEFITDLERWWNLYAGMGLAKRIQSPPVLAVSRRAYGFDHREAQNGSYYTRAYNNLKAKILSTC; from the coding sequence TTGTTGAAAATTGCGCTTGGGCAGATGGATGTCATTCCCGGCAGACCCGACCTAAATACGAAAAAAATGCTGGACATGATTCATCAAGCCCGCACACAGCAAGCAGATATAATTGTTTTCCCCGAGATGGCAATTCCAGGCTACCTGATTGGTGATATGTGGGAACAGCAGTCATTTATCAGAGATTGCGAAGCCTTTGGACAAGATATCATCGCCGCAGCTGCCGGAATATGCGTTATTTTTGGCAATGTCGCCGTTGACTGGGAAAAACGCGGCGACGACGGGCGCCCCAGAAAATACAACGCCTGTTTTGTGGCCCAAAACGGGAAGCTTGTCCCGGATCACCGGTTTCCTTATCCGTTTCGAATCAAAACGCTCCATCCCAATTACCGGGAATTTGACGACACCCGGCATTTTTACAGCCTCCGCAAGCTGGCGCTTGATCTTAAACAAGATACCGAAAGCCTGCTCTTGCCGGTTACGATAAAAGTATCCGGCAAAGAATACCATTTAGGCTGTATTATTTGTGAGGACGGCTGGAATGACGATTATACCGTGGATCCCATTGCGGCTTTAGCTGCCAACGGACCTGTTGACTTATATATAAATATTTCCAGTTCTCCTTTTACATTAGGAAAAAACAATAAACGCAACCGGGTATTTTCCAGCCAGGCCCGGGATACCGCAACCCCGCTGATATACGTAAATACTGTGGGGGGGCAGAATAACGGCAAAACCGTTTATACTTTCGATGGCTTCAGTACGGTATATAACTGCGCCGGCGAGATCATCACTTATTGTCCCCCCTTCCGCGAAAAACTTGAATATATTGAACTTGACCCGGAAAATGGCGGCCTAAATCACATCCCGGTCGCGGCTGCCGATGACAACAATATTTCCAGTATGTACCAGGCTATTAGTTATGGTATTAACAAATTTTTATCTACAATTAATATGAAAAAGGTTGTAATCGGGGCTTCGGGCGGAATCGACTCTGCTGTCAGCGCAGCGTTGTATGCAAAAATATTGGGGCCGGAAAATGTACTGCTGGTCAATATGCCCAGTAAATATAATTCTCAAACCACTAAGGATCTGGCAGCACAGCTTGCTGCCAATCTTAGATGTTTGTATACGGTTATTCCCATCCAGGAAGCCGTTGACCTTACCATATCCCAGATCAGCCAAACAGCGGTGGTCTGCCCGGCAAATAAAAAAACACACCATCTTAACATTACTCCCTTCATCACGGAAAATATTCAGGCCCGGGACCGTTCATCCAGATTGCTGGCAGGTATAGCAGCCACGTTTGGTGGTGGGTTCACTTGTAATGCCAACAAAAGTGAGCTTACAGTCGGCTACTCCACTTTATACGGAGATCAAGCAGGGTTTCTCGCGACTCTTGCCGACTTATGGAAGCACCAGGTCTACCAATTGGCCGGTTATCTTAATAGCTGCATTTACGAAGAGGAAGTAATTCCGCAGGCAACTATTGATATCGTCCCCAGTGCCGAACTTTCTCCCGATCAAGCCGTAGATGAAGGTAAAGGAGATCCTATTATTTATCCGTATCATGATTATCTGTTCAGATCTTTTATAGAATACTGGCATAAAGCCACCCCGGAAGATATTCTCACTTGGTATCAGGAAGGCAGTCTGGAAGAAAAACTGGGTTGCGAAGCCGGAATAGTCTCCCGTTTGTTCCCTTCCCCCAAGGAGTTTATCACCGATTTGGAACGGTGGTGGAATCTCTACGCCGGCATGGGACTTGCCAAACGAATACAATCGCCGCCGGTTTTAGCCGTGAGCCGCCGGGCATACGGCTTTGACCATAGAGAAGCCCAGAACGGCAGCTACTATACCCGCGCCTATAATAATCTTAAAGCAAAAATATTATCCACCTGCTAA